Proteins encoded by one window of Emticicia oligotrophica DSM 17448:
- a CDS encoding RNA polymerase sigma factor — protein sequence MARRISIAEEDLVTLLRNKDQKGFNILYNNYSGALFGVINKIVQSDDDASDLLQDTFLKIWRNIDNYDSSKGSIFTWMMNIARNLSIDKVRSADYRDSSQNVSMEDSVIFQVDSEYQTNLSIDAIGLRKIVDGLRPEYKQLIDLVYFQGYTQAEVSDEFGIPLGTVKTRIKAAIGNLRNLLGVLWLVLSYLFL from the coding sequence TTGGCACGTCGAATTAGCATAGCAGAAGAAGATTTGGTAACTTTATTGCGAAATAAAGACCAGAAGGGTTTTAATATCCTGTATAATAATTATTCAGGAGCTTTGTTTGGTGTGATTAACAAAATCGTCCAATCAGATGATGACGCCAGTGATTTGTTACAAGATACATTCTTAAAAATTTGGCGAAATATTGATAATTATGACTCTTCGAAGGGAAGCATCTTTACATGGATGATGAATATTGCTCGTAATCTAAGCATCGATAAAGTTCGTTCGGCTGATTACAGAGATTCATCTCAGAATGTATCAATGGAAGATTCTGTAATTTTCCAAGTAGATAGTGAATATCAAACCAACTTATCAATTGATGCGATTGGCCTTAGAAAAATTGTCGATGGCCTAAGACCTGAATATAAACAACTCATTGATTTAGTTTATTTTCAGGGTTATACACAAGCTGAAGTGTCAGATGAATTCGGCATTCCACTTGGTACAGTAAAAACAAGAATAAAAGCGGCTATCGGTAACCTAAGGAATCTATTGGGTGTGCTATGGCTTGTCTTATCATACCTATTTTTATGA
- a CDS encoding DUF4286 family protein has protein sequence MNKTKNLYELCRNINQTNAPMLIFNITFNVEDKINEQWLKWMKSNFIPVALSTNLPKDIKVFRLLNEQANTDKTFAFQFHFKNMEDYMEFEMQHRERISDRYQMLFRGKYVEFSSLLQEA, from the coding sequence ATGAACAAGACCAAAAATCTTTACGAACTTTGCAGGAATATTAATCAAACAAACGCACCAATGCTCATTTTTAATATTACGTTTAATGTTGAAGATAAAATAAACGAACAATGGTTAAAGTGGATGAAATCAAATTTTATACCAGTTGCATTATCTACGAATTTGCCTAAAGACATTAAAGTTTTCAGACTTCTCAACGAACAAGCCAATACTGATAAAACTTTTGCTTTTCAATTTCATTTCAAAAATATGGAGGATTATATGGAATTTGAGATGCAGCATCGTGAAAGAATTTCGGATAGATACCAAATGCTTTTCCGAGGGAAATACGTTGAATTCAGTTCACTTCTCCAAGAAGCCTAA
- a CDS encoding agmatine deiminase family protein — protein MTPKEQGFFFPAEWHPHRATWLSFPQSSDSWDYGERLERIYPSYMAFVKAITESENVCINAKDEEHQALIWRLIEEYGIDKSKVEVPIHPNNDSWCRDHGPAFLINPETKQRMIVEWGYNAWGGKYPPYDDDDRIPIKIAEYLNLPYVVPGIIMEGGSVEFNGKGTVLTSKSCLLNPNRNPHLSQSEIEDYLRNYYGVEQVLWVTEGIVGDDTDGHIDDTTRFVNEDTVLTVVEPNEEDDNYHPLKQNLEDLKAMRLPNGQPLNIIELPMPDPVYDSGVRLPASYANFLITNKSIIVPTYGCDKDDLALSIIQECFPKHKVVGINATEIIWGLGSFHCLSQQEPII, from the coding sequence ATGACTCCGAAAGAACAAGGCTTTTTTTTTCCTGCCGAATGGCACCCTCATAGAGCTACTTGGCTTAGTTTTCCGCAAAGTTCAGATTCGTGGGATTATGGCGAGCGTTTAGAACGAATTTATCCTTCATACATGGCCTTTGTGAAAGCCATTACAGAAAGTGAAAATGTATGTATTAATGCCAAAGACGAGGAGCATCAAGCCCTTATTTGGCGATTAATAGAAGAATATGGGATAGATAAAAGTAAAGTAGAAGTTCCGATTCATCCTAATAATGACTCTTGGTGCCGCGACCACGGCCCGGCGTTTTTGATAAACCCCGAAACTAAACAACGAATGATTGTTGAGTGGGGCTATAACGCTTGGGGAGGTAAATATCCTCCTTATGATGATGATGATAGAATTCCAATAAAAATTGCCGAATATTTGAATCTACCTTATGTAGTACCTGGTATTATCATGGAAGGTGGTTCGGTAGAATTCAACGGAAAAGGTACAGTATTGACCAGTAAATCTTGTTTGCTTAATCCGAACCGAAATCCGCATCTTTCTCAGTCCGAAATTGAAGATTATCTTCGTAATTACTATGGAGTGGAGCAAGTTTTATGGGTTACTGAAGGAATTGTGGGCGATGATACCGATGGCCATATTGATGATACTACTCGTTTTGTGAATGAAGATACCGTTCTAACAGTGGTTGAACCCAATGAAGAAGATGATAATTATCATCCGCTCAAACAAAACTTGGAAGATTTAAAAGCCATGCGTTTGCCTAATGGCCAGCCACTAAATATTATTGAGCTACCAATGCCTGACCCCGTGTATGATAGTGGCGTAAGGCTACCAGCTTCTTATGCTAATTTCTTGATAACCAATAAATCTATTATCGTTCCTACTTATGGTTGCGATAAAGATGACCTTGCTTTATCAATTATTCAAGAGTGTTTTCCTAAACATAAAGTTGTTGGTATTAATGCTACCGAAATCATTTGGGGTTTGGGTAGTTTTCACTGCTTGTCACAACAAGAACCCATCATTTAA
- a CDS encoding dipeptidase, whose product MKKALKIFFFTIIVVAIFFFGFLPSMIDKSMNKVTSQPPFPKDSVYEAIPFIADLHCDALLWDRDFFEKHNYGHVDLPRMLEANMALQVFTIVSKTPRGINIEHNDDHTDQVALLNFAQLRKPADWFSIKTRALDQCHDLHSFAKESGGKFRVITSKRDLEKYIADRKQNRFITAGMLGVEGAHCLENDINNLDVLYDAGVRYIGLAHFFDNEWAGSAHGVKKGGLTEKGKDLIKKMAEKNMVIDLAHSSQATISDVLKLHSGPVVVSHTGIKGVCDNNRNLTDEQIIEIGKHNGIIGIGLWETAVCGTDAAATAKSIKYVADKIGVDKVGLGSDFDGAIGTHFDVTGLPLIVKALEKEGFNQEDITKIMGGNIRDFFLRNLPN is encoded by the coding sequence ATGAAAAAAGCCCTAAAGATTTTCTTCTTTACTATTATCGTCGTTGCTATTTTTTTCTTTGGCTTCTTACCTAGCATGATTGATAAATCAATGAATAAAGTAACTAGCCAACCCCCATTCCCGAAAGATAGTGTTTATGAAGCCATTCCTTTCATTGCTGATTTGCACTGCGACGCTCTTCTTTGGGACAGAGATTTCTTCGAAAAACATAATTATGGCCACGTTGATTTACCAAGAATGCTTGAAGCAAATATGGCCTTACAAGTTTTTACGATTGTAAGTAAAACACCCCGCGGAATTAATATCGAGCACAACGATGACCACACCGACCAAGTAGCTTTGCTTAATTTTGCCCAACTTCGCAAGCCAGCCGATTGGTTTAGTATCAAAACGCGTGCTTTAGACCAATGCCATGACCTTCATAGCTTTGCCAAAGAATCGGGTGGAAAATTTAGAGTAATTACTTCCAAAAGAGACTTAGAAAAATATATAGCGGACCGAAAACAAAATCGTTTCATTACTGCTGGAATGTTGGGGGTTGAGGGAGCTCACTGCTTAGAAAATGATATAAACAATCTTGATGTTTTGTATGATGCAGGGGTTAGATATATTGGTTTAGCACATTTTTTTGATAACGAATGGGCGGGTTCTGCTCACGGTGTAAAAAAGGGTGGACTAACTGAAAAAGGTAAAGATTTAATCAAGAAAATGGCTGAAAAGAATATGGTTATTGACTTGGCTCACTCTTCTCAAGCAACCATAAGCGATGTATTGAAATTGCATAGCGGGCCAGTAGTTGTCTCACATACGGGTATTAAAGGTGTTTGCGATAATAATCGAAATTTAACTGATGAACAAATCATCGAAATCGGTAAACACAATGGAATCATTGGCATTGGTCTATGGGAAACAGCCGTTTGCGGAACTGATGCCGCCGCAACTGCCAAAAGTATCAAATATGTAGCCGATAAAATTGGCGTTGACAAAGTAGGTTTAGGTTCAGATTTCGATGGTGCAATTGGAACTCATTTTGATGTAACTGGTTTGCCACTTATCGTAAAAGCACTCGAAAAAGAAGGATTCAATCAAGAAGATATTACTAAAATTATGGGCGGAAATATCAGAGATTTTTTCCTCAGAAACTTACCCAATTAA
- a CDS encoding YfhO family protein has translation MFKKYIPHLIAAVGFVVVSFMYASPLLQGKRLAMHDTQMAAASAKELNDFYKQTGEWAWWTNSMFGGMPGYMVAGDYENSLSTKIGSFYMNNIPSPANVLILLMLGFYVLMRVLKVNNWLGFFGSVAYAFNTYNLLFLEAGHVSKIVAIAFAPALLASFIAVFRGRYLLGIAMTTFFMAMEMYANHPQITYYLFFLLGIYVLFESYLHVKKGNFSGLIKAYVVVLVGSLIGFGTNSMHLWNNFVYSKETTRGKSELTLGNLNQSADGLGRDYAFSYSPGKIETLTLLAPNFVGGASAANLGEKSETYKMLVGKGVDATTAAQFSSNLPMYFGPQSYVSGPNYSGIIILFLFILGLILVKDGLRYVLILTSILYLFISWGSSFSGFNFFMFDYFPYYNKFRDSKMVVTLMHLCFVLGAMMGVNKIITEKLSFNELKKPLLYSIGGLVLLILLGYFMLDFRSERDADMFKSMAQANGQEFADAFAASLHADRQSAVMGDLLRSIFLLVISAGVIWAYTTEKIKANVFVIVLGILAALDLALVDKRYFNNDDFQTKTRVAERFNPSPADEQILQDKDPDFRVVDLATNQGFFADATASYFHKSIGGYHGAKLKRIQELYDNAMTKDGKYNLPIFNMLNTKYFITPGQDGNPVAQKNPDALGNAWFVNEVKVVKNADEEIKAVSNFNPRSVAFVDERYKQYFSDKNIKQDTTATIKLTDYKPNYLTYESNSPTSQVAIFSEIYYRGNEDWKSFVDGQETPHFRANYVLRAMTIPAGKHKIEFKFQPKSVIIGAKIDLVASILMVLLLIGALVMELRSEKKTEQTEI, from the coding sequence ATGTTTAAAAAGTATATTCCTCATCTCATCGCGGCGGTTGGCTTTGTGGTTGTGAGTTTTATGTATGCATCGCCACTCTTGCAAGGCAAACGCCTTGCCATGCACGATACTCAAATGGCTGCGGCCTCGGCTAAAGAATTAAATGATTTTTATAAGCAAACAGGCGAGTGGGCTTGGTGGACAAACTCAATGTTTGGTGGAATGCCAGGGTATATGGTGGCAGGCGATTATGAAAATAGCCTTTCAACAAAGATTGGTTCATTTTACATGAACAATATTCCTTCTCCAGCCAATGTTTTGATACTCTTGATGTTGGGTTTTTATGTGTTAATGCGAGTATTAAAAGTAAATAATTGGCTCGGTTTTTTCGGTTCGGTGGCTTATGCATTCAATACCTACAACCTGCTTTTTCTTGAGGCTGGCCACGTTTCAAAAATTGTAGCCATTGCTTTTGCACCTGCTCTTTTAGCTTCTTTTATAGCTGTTTTTAGGGGAAGATATTTGTTGGGTATTGCGATGACCACCTTCTTCATGGCTATGGAGATGTATGCCAATCACCCACAAATTACTTATTATTTATTCTTCTTATTAGGTATATATGTACTTTTTGAAAGTTATTTACATGTAAAGAAGGGTAACTTTTCGGGTTTAATTAAGGCTTATGTAGTTGTATTGGTTGGGTCATTGATTGGTTTTGGAACTAATAGTATGCACTTATGGAATAACTTTGTTTACTCGAAAGAAACCACACGCGGCAAATCAGAGCTTACACTCGGAAACTTGAATCAATCAGCTGATGGTTTAGGAAGAGATTATGCTTTTTCATATAGTCCAGGTAAAATAGAAACGTTAACGCTCTTGGCTCCAAATTTTGTTGGAGGTGCTTCTGCTGCCAACTTGGGCGAAAAATCAGAGACTTATAAAATGCTTGTAGGGAAAGGTGTTGATGCTACTACAGCAGCACAGTTTAGCTCAAATCTACCGATGTATTTTGGCCCACAATCTTATGTTTCTGGACCAAATTATTCGGGTATCATCATTTTATTCTTATTTATCTTGGGGTTAATCTTGGTAAAAGATGGTTTAAGATATGTGCTGATTCTGACCTCAATTTTATACTTGTTTATCTCTTGGGGGAGTAGTTTTAGTGGCTTCAACTTCTTTATGTTCGATTATTTCCCTTACTACAATAAATTTAGAGATAGTAAGATGGTTGTTACACTCATGCACTTGTGTTTTGTATTGGGGGCTATGATGGGTGTGAATAAAATCATTACTGAAAAGCTATCTTTCAATGAACTTAAGAAACCTTTACTTTATAGTATTGGAGGTTTAGTGCTATTGATTTTACTTGGTTATTTCATGCTTGATTTCCGATCAGAACGTGATGCTGATATGTTTAAGAGTATGGCTCAGGCCAACGGACAGGAGTTTGCCGATGCTTTTGCGGCTTCACTTCATGCCGACCGCCAATCGGCAGTAATGGGTGATTTGTTACGTTCGATATTTTTATTAGTAATTTCTGCTGGAGTAATTTGGGCTTATACTACCGAGAAAATAAAAGCTAATGTATTTGTCATTGTTTTAGGTATTTTGGCTGCTCTTGATTTAGCTTTGGTTGATAAACGCTACTTTAATAATGATGATTTTCAAACCAAAACTCGTGTAGCTGAGCGATTCAATCCATCGCCTGCTGATGAGCAAATTTTACAAGATAAAGACCCAGATTTTAGAGTGGTGGATTTAGCAACAAACCAAGGCTTCTTTGCAGATGCAACTGCTTCCTACTTCCACAAATCTATTGGTGGATATCATGGTGCTAAATTGAAGCGTATTCAAGAATTATATGATAATGCAATGACCAAAGATGGTAAGTATAATTTACCAATCTTTAATATGTTGAATACGAAGTATTTCATTACACCAGGACAAGATGGAAACCCAGTGGCACAAAAAAATCCAGATGCATTAGGTAATGCGTGGTTTGTGAATGAAGTAAAAGTGGTTAAGAATGCCGATGAGGAAATTAAAGCTGTTAGCAATTTTAATCCGCGTAGCGTAGCTTTTGTTGATGAACGTTATAAACAATATTTTAGTGATAAAAACATTAAACAAGATACAACGGCGACTATCAAACTAACTGATTATAAGCCAAATTATTTGACTTATGAGTCAAATTCTCCGACTAGCCAAGTAGCAATTTTCTCTGAAATTTACTACCGTGGAAATGAAGATTGGAAGTCTTTTGTGGATGGACAAGAAACGCCACATTTTAGAGCAAACTATGTGTTGCGTGCCATGACTATTCCTGCTGGTAAACATAAGATTGAGTTCAAATTTCAACCAAAATCAGTCATAATTGGGGCAAAAATAGATTTAGTTGCATCTATTCTTATGGTTTTACTACTTATTGGAGCTTTAGTGATGGAGCTTCGCAGTGAGAAAAAAACTGAACAAACAGAAATATAA
- a CDS encoding outer membrane beta-barrel protein encodes MKKTLMLLFMLFSSLVFAQPKSVVRGIAIDENNQVLPFATISVLVTKDSSNISSQLTKENGSFEFILSNSKSYLLKISVVGYQTTVFPFTIQGDFTDLGNVLVKSADNVLNEVIVKGNKEPVAVKKDTLEFDAGVLKPQQNDNLEDLLRKVPALEIDENGGIKAQNKVIKKLYIDGKEFFGNDPQLALKNLPAESIEKIQVVEKKTEQAEFSGVDDGEREMVINVTLKDSHKKGTFGFGSVAGFPKFDNSPAFYNAKTSVNRFSPSEQFSVIGLLNNLNQQGFTPQDAANFSSLNSQSNRGGGGGNAANVNLPIVVGKRPGIVSTEGAGLNYNNQYAKKSSFQSSYFFNAGHTDLLRNLFRQSFLPSKTINTDQNTQQNRDNNNHRLNAILTHHFDEKNLLKLTTSVNTVAGDALTNTLSKISTFSLGDTVVNTSNRTVRNHSNGQSYNNSLLLRHRFALPRRTISLNAVFNLNKDTNSDSTNTLNRNQVNGAIVERTINQENLRKTKQQNQRIQIAYTEPLAKNMTLEGNYAYQQNINSSNFDVWDIVNATFVQNNVLSNAYSSRFDFQQAGFKLNNETKEKTLMVGVFYQKSILQSIVKRASDNVLERRFQNILPSMRYSFRRSADNKNLRKVNNNVTFEYNTAVSEPSVRDLQPITVNNNPQNIFLGNPDLKPEYVHRLFLNDNIFNPKTFTNIGISGNLNYTQNAIAYAQTVSETLVRTTQPVNMPYRWNANLGMNYTFSIGKVKNRMRITISPRYLVSQGNSLVNGVNNLNTQNQYRGDFKFTYLTDKINFIVAANYQKSFVTYSVNQEFNQTFSILKNTTDLRWRITKEFTLATDFDYTYYQSSRLNNALKPIPILNVAVKHLFLKNNRGELMFSVQDVFKRNIYLSPRSDENFFEIDRSNTLSRYFLLTFTYTVRNQGKR; translated from the coding sequence ATGAAAAAAACATTGATGCTTTTGTTTATGTTGTTTTCGTCTTTGGTTTTTGCTCAACCTAAATCAGTAGTTAGAGGAATTGCCATTGACGAAAATAATCAAGTGCTTCCTTTTGCAACTATTAGTGTGCTTGTTACCAAAGATTCTTCTAATATTAGTAGCCAACTCACGAAAGAAAATGGCTCTTTCGAATTCATTCTAAGTAATTCCAAATCATATTTATTAAAAATATCCGTAGTTGGGTATCAAACGACCGTTTTCCCATTTACAATTCAGGGTGATTTTACTGATTTGGGAAATGTATTAGTTAAAAGTGCCGATAATGTGCTGAATGAGGTAATAGTAAAAGGTAACAAAGAACCAGTAGCTGTAAAAAAAGATACCCTTGAGTTTGATGCAGGCGTATTAAAACCCCAGCAAAATGATAACCTTGAAGATTTATTAAGGAAAGTACCGGCTTTGGAAATAGATGAAAACGGAGGAATAAAAGCTCAAAATAAGGTTATTAAAAAATTGTATATTGATGGGAAAGAGTTTTTCGGAAATGACCCGCAACTCGCTTTGAAAAACTTACCAGCCGAATCGATTGAGAAAATACAAGTCGTTGAGAAAAAGACCGAACAGGCAGAGTTTTCGGGAGTAGACGATGGCGAACGTGAAATGGTCATTAATGTTACGCTGAAAGATTCTCACAAAAAAGGAACATTTGGTTTTGGTTCGGTAGCGGGTTTTCCGAAGTTTGATAATTCTCCTGCTTTCTACAATGCCAAAACTTCAGTCAATAGATTTAGTCCGAGTGAGCAGTTTTCAGTAATTGGGCTATTAAATAACCTCAATCAGCAAGGATTTACGCCACAAGATGCTGCCAATTTTTCAAGCTTAAATTCACAATCAAATCGTGGAGGTGGTGGCGGAAATGCCGCAAATGTAAACTTACCGATTGTCGTTGGTAAACGGCCTGGCATTGTTTCGACCGAAGGTGCAGGGTTGAATTATAATAATCAATATGCCAAGAAGTCTTCATTTCAAAGTAGTTATTTCTTTAATGCAGGGCATACTGACTTGTTGAGAAACTTGTTTCGACAGAGTTTTTTACCCTCTAAAACTATCAATACTGACCAGAATACACAACAAAATCGTGATAACAATAACCACCGACTGAATGCCATACTTACACACCATTTCGATGAAAAAAACTTACTGAAACTCACCACTTCCGTGAACACTGTTGCTGGTGATGCCCTCACGAATACACTTTCTAAGATAAGCACTTTTTCTTTAGGAGACACGGTGGTAAATACTTCAAACAGAACGGTACGGAATCACTCTAATGGACAAAGTTATAATAATAGTCTTTTACTTCGACACAGATTTGCATTGCCACGCCGAACAATAAGCTTGAATGCTGTTTTTAATTTGAATAAAGATACCAACAGCGACTCAACCAATACACTAAATCGAAATCAAGTTAATGGAGCAATTGTAGAAAGAACAATCAATCAGGAAAACCTTCGAAAAACCAAACAGCAAAACCAACGCATTCAAATAGCCTATACAGAGCCGTTGGCTAAAAATATGACATTAGAAGGCAATTATGCCTATCAACAAAATATCAATAGTTCGAATTTCGATGTTTGGGATATTGTCAATGCCACTTTTGTGCAAAATAATGTTTTGAGTAATGCTTATAGTAGTCGATTTGATTTTCAACAAGCAGGTTTTAAGTTAAATAATGAAACCAAAGAGAAAACTTTGATGGTAGGCGTTTTTTATCAGAAATCTATTTTGCAAAGTATTGTGAAGCGAGCATCTGATAATGTCTTAGAACGCAGATTTCAGAATATTTTGCCGTCAATGCGATATTCATTCCGTAGAAGTGCCGATAATAAAAACCTTAGAAAAGTAAATAATAATGTCACTTTTGAATATAATACAGCTGTAAGTGAGCCATCGGTAAGAGATTTACAACCAATTACGGTTAATAATAATCCACAGAATATATTTCTTGGAAATCCAGACCTGAAGCCTGAGTATGTACATAGATTATTTTTGAATGATAATATCTTCAACCCCAAAACTTTTACGAATATTGGTATCAGTGGGAATCTAAATTATACACAAAATGCCATTGCCTACGCCCAAACGGTTAGCGAAACCCTTGTGCGTACAACACAACCCGTAAATATGCCATATCGTTGGAATGCCAACTTAGGAATGAATTATACTTTTTCGATTGGAAAAGTAAAGAATCGCATGAGGATAACGATAAGTCCGAGATATTTGGTTTCGCAAGGAAACAGCTTAGTAAATGGTGTGAATAATTTGAACACGCAAAATCAATATCGAGGAGATTTTAAGTTTACTTATTTGACAGATAAGATTAACTTTATTGTTGCGGCAAATTATCAGAAATCGTTTGTTACTTATTCGGTCAATCAAGAATTTAATCAAACGTTTTCAATATTAAAAAACACCACAGATTTACGTTGGAGGATAACCAAGGAATTTACACTAGCAACTGATTTTGATTATACTTATTATCAGAGTTCTCGCTTAAATAATGCTCTCAAGCCGATTCCGATTTTAAATGTAGCCGTAAAACATTTATTTTTGAAAAATAATAGGGGAGAACTCATGTTTTCTGTGCAAGATGTATTCAAGCGGAATATTTATCTTTCGCCGCGTTCGGATGAGAACTTCTTTGAAATAGACCGCTCGAATACTCTTAGTAGGTATTTCTTATTGACTTTTACTTATACCGTCAGAAATCAAGGTAAGCGTTAA
- a CDS encoding anti-sigma factor — MNIKEYIASGIIESYVLGLASTEEVAEIEQLAMQYPEIKAEIRAIEEALESYAFANAQTPPAHLQDQIWSKIVEGNSKVIDFESGQEIDFNAQRATRISGFYGTYLRIAASVALLGSILANIYLATQWKSTKSNLDLAVNENIKLQKDIKSQEEMMSANEVKLLMDPSVKMSKLVGQKGSENSTVMLAWDTKTNQVYVVRGNLPAPPAGMQYQLWAIIDDKPVDAGVFDIKNNTQQVKKISTAKAFAVTLEKKGGSPVPTSDVMVMGI, encoded by the coding sequence ATGAATATTAAAGAATACATAGCCTCTGGGATTATAGAAAGCTACGTGCTTGGATTGGCTTCGACGGAAGAAGTGGCCGAAATCGAGCAATTGGCTATGCAATACCCCGAAATTAAGGCCGAAATTCGAGCAATCGAAGAAGCCTTAGAAAGCTATGCCTTTGCCAATGCTCAAACTCCTCCAGCTCATCTGCAAGACCAAATTTGGTCAAAAATTGTGGAGGGTAATAGTAAAGTTATTGACTTTGAGAGTGGCCAAGAAATAGATTTCAATGCCCAACGGGCAACCAGAATCTCGGGGTTTTACGGAACTTACCTAAGAATTGCCGCTTCAGTAGCATTATTGGGTAGTATTTTAGCTAATATTTACTTAGCTACCCAATGGAAAAGTACAAAATCAAATCTTGATTTAGCTGTAAATGAAAATATAAAACTCCAAAAAGATATCAAATCGCAGGAAGAAATGATGTCAGCCAATGAAGTTAAATTACTGATGGACCCAAGCGTGAAAATGAGTAAGTTAGTCGGTCAAAAAGGTTCAGAAAATTCAACTGTCATGCTCGCATGGGATACAAAAACTAACCAAGTTTATGTAGTGAGGGGTAATTTACCAGCTCCTCCCGCAGGAATGCAGTATCAACTGTGGGCAATTATTGATGATAAACCCGTTGATGCGGGTGTGTTTGATATAAAAAATAACACTCAACAAGTGAAGAAAATATCAACAGCAAAAGCATTTGCAGTTACATTAGAGAAAAAAGGTGGAAGCCCAGTTCCTACATCAGATGTGATGGTAATGGGTATATAG